From Vidua chalybeata isolate OUT-0048 chromosome 25, bVidCha1 merged haplotype, whole genome shotgun sequence, one genomic window encodes:
- the PHACTR4 gene encoding phosphatase and actin regulator 4 isoform X4 yields MGQPHFSRPVNPGAFAEEVDHAPGDASMGVNVLESGDTTPPTKRKSKFSSFGKIFKPWKWRKKKSSDKFKETSEDGEEPEKLNPPALKNGHTVPIGGPGVCNLPSQEEEATKPSSLRKPVPVEEPKKRQGSSSSHPGPELEPPEEPHVPRQPLLPPKRPPSTSQEANEVQAKNPIPASSTARTAPFSTAPTAAAKTVSSTAAPSPAPRTLLPAPSSANTTAPTSTTSTAPAKQPPIPPPKPVNRNSNSLIIAELSQVMTSGTALSKPSPPLPPKRGLLPNNTSEAVTSKPPNDRTVTASHSAPIPLHVTSAYPPPSPSPPLPTHVPPEPPRMALPTSTPVLDPPCSLDLPKETPPPPPPLPEDFRSMEVSKRMAEQGFGEPHMLPRLPQIPLHIRIQQALASPLPVTPPPEGSHRAHSLLFENDGFGEDNSTLGRTRSLPVTIEMLKVPDDEEEEDDDQEEEQDSGPRVYIGDVPSVTVIPKLVPQVLPEEQEGDEGMSDSDSEGPILYKDDEDDEEDESHNSTLANKVKRKDTLAIKLGNTTALQEEKIIFPRKSKEEWNEIRHQIGTTLIRRLSQRPTAEELEQRNILQPKNEADRQAEKREIKRRLTRKLSQRPTVAELQARKILRFNEYVEVTDAQDYDRRADKPWTKLTPADKAAIRKELNEFKSCEMEVHEESKQFTRYHRP; encoded by the exons ATGGGGCAGCCACACTTCTCGAGACCAGTAAATCCAGGTGCTTTTG ctgaagAGGTGGATCACGCCCCAGGTGATGCCAGCATGGGGGTAAATGTTTTGGAATCAGGTGACACCACACCTCCtacaaagaggaaaagcaagttCTCAAGCTTTGGCAAGATTTTCAAACCCTGGaagtggaggaaaaagaaaagcagtgacaaATTCAAGGAGACTTCAGAAG ATGGTGAAGAGCCAGAGAAGCTGAACCCACCTGCACTGAAGAATGGCCACACTGTCCCCATTGGGGGCCCCGGGGTCTGTAACCTGCCCAGCCAGGAGGAAGAGGCCACAAAGCCATCCAGCCTTcggaagcctgttccagtggaGGAACCAAAGAAGAGGCAGG GTTCCTCCAGCAGCCACCCTGGGCCTGAACTGGAACCACCTGAGGAGCCACATGTTCCCAGACAACCTCTGCTTCCTCCAAAAAGACCTCCCTCCACTTCCCAGGAGGCAAATGAAGTACAGGCAAAGAATCCAATACCTGCCAGCAGTACTGCAAGAACTGCCCCCTtcagcacagctcccacagcagcagcaaagacagTCAGTTCCACagctgccccttccccagcccccaggactctgctccctgctccttccagtgCCAACACTACTGCTCCCACCAGTAcaaccagcacagctcctgccaaacagcctcccatccctcctcccaAACCTGTCAACAGAAATAGCAACTCACTAATAATAG ctgaacTTTCCCAAGTAATGACCAGTGGTACAGCCTTGTCCAagccttcccctcctctccctccaaaGAGAGGCCTCCTGCCTAACAACACGTCAGAGGCTGTCACCTCTAAGCCCCCAAATGACAGGACAGTGACAGCGAGTCACTCTGCACCGATTCCACTGCACGTGACCTCAGCTTATCCACCACCTTCACCCTCGCCGCCGCTGCCCACCCACGTACCCCCTGAACCTCCACGCATGGCCCTGCCCACCTCCACCCCTGTCTTAGACCCACCGTGCTCCCTGGACCTGCCCAAGGagactcctcctcctcctcctcctcttcctgaaGACTTCAGGTCCATGGAAGTATCGAAGAGGATGGCAGAACAAGGGTTTGGTGAACCCCACATGCTGCCTCgcctgccccaaatcccactgcacATTCGTATCCAGCAGGCTCTGGCCAGCCCTCTGCCTGTCACTCCACCACCCGAAGGGTCCCACAGGGCTCACTCATTGCTCTTTGAGAATGATGGTTTTGGAGAAGACAACAGCACCCTGGGCAGGACAAGATCCCTGCCTGTCACCATTGAAATGCTCAAAGT TCCAGAcgatgaggaagaggaagatgatgaCCAGGAAGAGGAACAGGATTCCGGTCCTCGTGTGTATATTGGAGATGTGCCATCTGTCACAGTCATCCCCAAATTGGTACCCCAGGTCCTCCcggaggagcaggaaggagatgAAGGGATGAGTGACTCTGACTCGGAGGGGCCCATCCTGTATAaagatgatgaggatgatgaagaaGATGAAAGCCATAACA GCACACTGGCCAACAAAGTGAAGAGGAAAGATACGCTCGCTATAAAGCTGGGGAACACAACCGCACTGCAGGAGGAGAAGATCATCTTCCCTCGGAAGAGCAAGGAGGAGTGGAACGAAATCCGTCACCAGATTGGGACAACGCTGATCAG GCGACTGAGTCAGAGACCAACTGCAGAAGAACTGGAACAGAGGAACATTCTTCAGC CGAAAAATGAAGCTGACCGTCAAGCTGAGAAGCGCGAGATCAAGCGCCGGCTCACCAGAAAG CTTAGCCAAAGGCCTacagtggcagagctgcaggccaGGAAGATCCTGAGGTTTAACGAATATGTGGAAGTAACAGATGCTCAAGACTATGACCGGCGAGCAGATAAGCCGTGGACAAAACTGACACCAGCTGACAAG GCAGCCATCAGGAAGGAGCTGAATGAGTTTaagagctgtgaaatggaaGTGCATGAGGAGAGCAAGCAGTTCACGAG GTACCATCGACCATAA
- the PHACTR4 gene encoding phosphatase and actin regulator 4 isoform X1: MGQPHFSRPVNPGAFAEEVDHAPGDASMGVNVLESGDTTPPTKRKSKFSSFGKIFKPWKWRKKKSSDKFKETSEVLERKISMRKPREELVKRGVLLEEPEQVLSLVCFPTWEEGSLLREEDGAEEVQCLSGTPSCREGGLCGGHFPSRPSLCSAPDTLCCPASLCCHSPSPAVPNGRDGEEPEKLNPPALKNGHTVPIGGPGVCNLPSQEEEATKPSSLRKPVPVEEPKKRQGSSSSHPGPELEPPEEPHVPRQPLLPPKRPPSTSQEANEVQAKNPIPASSTARTAPFSTAPTAAAKTVSSTAAPSPAPRTLLPAPSSANTTAPTSTTSTAPAKQPPIPPPKPVNRNSNSLIIAELSQVMTSGTALSKPSPPLPPKRGLLPNNTSEAVTSKPPNDRTVTASHSAPIPLHVTSAYPPPSPSPPLPTHVPPEPPRMALPTSTPVLDPPCSLDLPKETPPPPPPLPEDFRSMEVSKRMAEQGFGEPHMLPRLPQIPLHIRIQQALASPLPVTPPPEGSHRAHSLLFENDGFGEDNSTLGRTRSLPVTIEMLKVPDDEEEEDDDQEEEQDSGPRVYIGDVPSVTVIPKLVPQVLPEEQEGDEGMSDSDSEGPILYKDDEDDEEDESHNSTLANKVKRKDTLAIKLGNTTALQEEKIIFPRKSKEEWNEIRHQIGTTLIRRLSQRPTAEELEQRNILQPKNEADRQAEKREIKRRLTRKLSQRPTVAELQARKILRFNEYVEVTDAQDYDRRADKPWTKLTPADKAAIRKELNEFKSCEMEVHEESKQFTRYHRP, translated from the exons ATGGGGCAGCCACACTTCTCGAGACCAGTAAATCCAGGTGCTTTTG ctgaagAGGTGGATCACGCCCCAGGTGATGCCAGCATGGGGGTAAATGTTTTGGAATCAGGTGACACCACACCTCCtacaaagaggaaaagcaagttCTCAAGCTTTGGCAAGATTTTCAAACCCTGGaagtggaggaaaaagaaaagcagtgacaaATTCAAGGAGACTTCAGAAG TTTTAGAACGAAAGATTTCTATGCGAAAGCCAAGAGAGGAGCTGGTAAAAAGAGGGGTTCTGTTGGAAGAACCTGAGCAGG TGCTCTCTCTTGTCTGTTTTCCCACCTGGGAGGAAGGCAGCCTGCTCAGGGAGGAAGATGGTGCTGAGGAAGTGCAATGCCTGTCTGGAACAccttcctgcagggagggagggctgtGCGGTGGTCACTTCCCATCCCGTCCTTCactgtgctctgctccagatACCTTGTGCTGTCCTGCCAGCCTCTGCTGTCACTCACCATCTCCTGCTGTTCCAAATGGGAGAG ATGGTGAAGAGCCAGAGAAGCTGAACCCACCTGCACTGAAGAATGGCCACACTGTCCCCATTGGGGGCCCCGGGGTCTGTAACCTGCCCAGCCAGGAGGAAGAGGCCACAAAGCCATCCAGCCTTcggaagcctgttccagtggaGGAACCAAAGAAGAGGCAGG GTTCCTCCAGCAGCCACCCTGGGCCTGAACTGGAACCACCTGAGGAGCCACATGTTCCCAGACAACCTCTGCTTCCTCCAAAAAGACCTCCCTCCACTTCCCAGGAGGCAAATGAAGTACAGGCAAAGAATCCAATACCTGCCAGCAGTACTGCAAGAACTGCCCCCTtcagcacagctcccacagcagcagcaaagacagTCAGTTCCACagctgccccttccccagcccccaggactctgctccctgctccttccagtgCCAACACTACTGCTCCCACCAGTAcaaccagcacagctcctgccaaacagcctcccatccctcctcccaAACCTGTCAACAGAAATAGCAACTCACTAATAATAG ctgaacTTTCCCAAGTAATGACCAGTGGTACAGCCTTGTCCAagccttcccctcctctccctccaaaGAGAGGCCTCCTGCCTAACAACACGTCAGAGGCTGTCACCTCTAAGCCCCCAAATGACAGGACAGTGACAGCGAGTCACTCTGCACCGATTCCACTGCACGTGACCTCAGCTTATCCACCACCTTCACCCTCGCCGCCGCTGCCCACCCACGTACCCCCTGAACCTCCACGCATGGCCCTGCCCACCTCCACCCCTGTCTTAGACCCACCGTGCTCCCTGGACCTGCCCAAGGagactcctcctcctcctcctcctcttcctgaaGACTTCAGGTCCATGGAAGTATCGAAGAGGATGGCAGAACAAGGGTTTGGTGAACCCCACATGCTGCCTCgcctgccccaaatcccactgcacATTCGTATCCAGCAGGCTCTGGCCAGCCCTCTGCCTGTCACTCCACCACCCGAAGGGTCCCACAGGGCTCACTCATTGCTCTTTGAGAATGATGGTTTTGGAGAAGACAACAGCACCCTGGGCAGGACAAGATCCCTGCCTGTCACCATTGAAATGCTCAAAGT TCCAGAcgatgaggaagaggaagatgatgaCCAGGAAGAGGAACAGGATTCCGGTCCTCGTGTGTATATTGGAGATGTGCCATCTGTCACAGTCATCCCCAAATTGGTACCCCAGGTCCTCCcggaggagcaggaaggagatgAAGGGATGAGTGACTCTGACTCGGAGGGGCCCATCCTGTATAaagatgatgaggatgatgaagaaGATGAAAGCCATAACA GCACACTGGCCAACAAAGTGAAGAGGAAAGATACGCTCGCTATAAAGCTGGGGAACACAACCGCACTGCAGGAGGAGAAGATCATCTTCCCTCGGAAGAGCAAGGAGGAGTGGAACGAAATCCGTCACCAGATTGGGACAACGCTGATCAG GCGACTGAGTCAGAGACCAACTGCAGAAGAACTGGAACAGAGGAACATTCTTCAGC CGAAAAATGAAGCTGACCGTCAAGCTGAGAAGCGCGAGATCAAGCGCCGGCTCACCAGAAAG CTTAGCCAAAGGCCTacagtggcagagctgcaggccaGGAAGATCCTGAGGTTTAACGAATATGTGGAAGTAACAGATGCTCAAGACTATGACCGGCGAGCAGATAAGCCGTGGACAAAACTGACACCAGCTGACAAG GCAGCCATCAGGAAGGAGCTGAATGAGTTTaagagctgtgaaatggaaGTGCATGAGGAGAGCAAGCAGTTCACGAG GTACCATCGACCATAA
- the PHACTR4 gene encoding phosphatase and actin regulator 4 isoform X2, which yields MGVNVLESGDTTPPTKRKSKFSSFGKIFKPWKWRKKKSSDKFKETSEVLERKISMRKPREELVKRGVLLEEPEQVLSLVCFPTWEEGSLLREEDGAEEVQCLSGTPSCREGGLCGGHFPSRPSLCSAPDTLCCPASLCCHSPSPAVPNGRDGEEPEKLNPPALKNGHTVPIGGPGVCNLPSQEEEATKPSSLRKPVPVEEPKKRQGSSSSHPGPELEPPEEPHVPRQPLLPPKRPPSTSQEANEVQAKNPIPASSTARTAPFSTAPTAAAKTVSSTAAPSPAPRTLLPAPSSANTTAPTSTTSTAPAKQPPIPPPKPVNRNSNSLIIAELSQVMTSGTALSKPSPPLPPKRGLLPNNTSEAVTSKPPNDRTVTASHSAPIPLHVTSAYPPPSPSPPLPTHVPPEPPRMALPTSTPVLDPPCSLDLPKETPPPPPPLPEDFRSMEVSKRMAEQGFGEPHMLPRLPQIPLHIRIQQALASPLPVTPPPEGSHRAHSLLFENDGFGEDNSTLGRTRSLPVTIEMLKVPDDEEEEDDDQEEEQDSGPRVYIGDVPSVTVIPKLVPQVLPEEQEGDEGMSDSDSEGPILYKDDEDDEEDESHNSTLANKVKRKDTLAIKLGNTTALQEEKIIFPRKSKEEWNEIRHQIGTTLIRRLSQRPTAEELEQRNILQPKNEADRQAEKREIKRRLTRKLSQRPTVAELQARKILRFNEYVEVTDAQDYDRRADKPWTKLTPADKAAIRKELNEFKSCEMEVHEESKQFTRYHRP from the exons ATGGGGGTAAATGTTTTGGAATCAGGTGACACCACACCTCCtacaaagaggaaaagcaagttCTCAAGCTTTGGCAAGATTTTCAAACCCTGGaagtggaggaaaaagaaaagcagtgacaaATTCAAGGAGACTTCAGAAG TTTTAGAACGAAAGATTTCTATGCGAAAGCCAAGAGAGGAGCTGGTAAAAAGAGGGGTTCTGTTGGAAGAACCTGAGCAGG TGCTCTCTCTTGTCTGTTTTCCCACCTGGGAGGAAGGCAGCCTGCTCAGGGAGGAAGATGGTGCTGAGGAAGTGCAATGCCTGTCTGGAACAccttcctgcagggagggagggctgtGCGGTGGTCACTTCCCATCCCGTCCTTCactgtgctctgctccagatACCTTGTGCTGTCCTGCCAGCCTCTGCTGTCACTCACCATCTCCTGCTGTTCCAAATGGGAGAG ATGGTGAAGAGCCAGAGAAGCTGAACCCACCTGCACTGAAGAATGGCCACACTGTCCCCATTGGGGGCCCCGGGGTCTGTAACCTGCCCAGCCAGGAGGAAGAGGCCACAAAGCCATCCAGCCTTcggaagcctgttccagtggaGGAACCAAAGAAGAGGCAGG GTTCCTCCAGCAGCCACCCTGGGCCTGAACTGGAACCACCTGAGGAGCCACATGTTCCCAGACAACCTCTGCTTCCTCCAAAAAGACCTCCCTCCACTTCCCAGGAGGCAAATGAAGTACAGGCAAAGAATCCAATACCTGCCAGCAGTACTGCAAGAACTGCCCCCTtcagcacagctcccacagcagcagcaaagacagTCAGTTCCACagctgccccttccccagcccccaggactctgctccctgctccttccagtgCCAACACTACTGCTCCCACCAGTAcaaccagcacagctcctgccaaacagcctcccatccctcctcccaAACCTGTCAACAGAAATAGCAACTCACTAATAATAG ctgaacTTTCCCAAGTAATGACCAGTGGTACAGCCTTGTCCAagccttcccctcctctccctccaaaGAGAGGCCTCCTGCCTAACAACACGTCAGAGGCTGTCACCTCTAAGCCCCCAAATGACAGGACAGTGACAGCGAGTCACTCTGCACCGATTCCACTGCACGTGACCTCAGCTTATCCACCACCTTCACCCTCGCCGCCGCTGCCCACCCACGTACCCCCTGAACCTCCACGCATGGCCCTGCCCACCTCCACCCCTGTCTTAGACCCACCGTGCTCCCTGGACCTGCCCAAGGagactcctcctcctcctcctcctcttcctgaaGACTTCAGGTCCATGGAAGTATCGAAGAGGATGGCAGAACAAGGGTTTGGTGAACCCCACATGCTGCCTCgcctgccccaaatcccactgcacATTCGTATCCAGCAGGCTCTGGCCAGCCCTCTGCCTGTCACTCCACCACCCGAAGGGTCCCACAGGGCTCACTCATTGCTCTTTGAGAATGATGGTTTTGGAGAAGACAACAGCACCCTGGGCAGGACAAGATCCCTGCCTGTCACCATTGAAATGCTCAAAGT TCCAGAcgatgaggaagaggaagatgatgaCCAGGAAGAGGAACAGGATTCCGGTCCTCGTGTGTATATTGGAGATGTGCCATCTGTCACAGTCATCCCCAAATTGGTACCCCAGGTCCTCCcggaggagcaggaaggagatgAAGGGATGAGTGACTCTGACTCGGAGGGGCCCATCCTGTATAaagatgatgaggatgatgaagaaGATGAAAGCCATAACA GCACACTGGCCAACAAAGTGAAGAGGAAAGATACGCTCGCTATAAAGCTGGGGAACACAACCGCACTGCAGGAGGAGAAGATCATCTTCCCTCGGAAGAGCAAGGAGGAGTGGAACGAAATCCGTCACCAGATTGGGACAACGCTGATCAG GCGACTGAGTCAGAGACCAACTGCAGAAGAACTGGAACAGAGGAACATTCTTCAGC CGAAAAATGAAGCTGACCGTCAAGCTGAGAAGCGCGAGATCAAGCGCCGGCTCACCAGAAAG CTTAGCCAAAGGCCTacagtggcagagctgcaggccaGGAAGATCCTGAGGTTTAACGAATATGTGGAAGTAACAGATGCTCAAGACTATGACCGGCGAGCAGATAAGCCGTGGACAAAACTGACACCAGCTGACAAG GCAGCCATCAGGAAGGAGCTGAATGAGTTTaagagctgtgaaatggaaGTGCATGAGGAGAGCAAGCAGTTCACGAG GTACCATCGACCATAA
- the PHACTR4 gene encoding phosphatase and actin regulator 4 isoform X3, which produces MGQPHFSRPVNPGAFAEEVDHAPGDASMGVNVLESGDTTPPTKRKSKFSSFGKIFKPWKWRKKKSSDKFKETSEVLERKISMRKPREELVKRGVLLEEPEQDGEEPEKLNPPALKNGHTVPIGGPGVCNLPSQEEEATKPSSLRKPVPVEEPKKRQGSSSSHPGPELEPPEEPHVPRQPLLPPKRPPSTSQEANEVQAKNPIPASSTARTAPFSTAPTAAAKTVSSTAAPSPAPRTLLPAPSSANTTAPTSTTSTAPAKQPPIPPPKPVNRNSNSLIIAELSQVMTSGTALSKPSPPLPPKRGLLPNNTSEAVTSKPPNDRTVTASHSAPIPLHVTSAYPPPSPSPPLPTHVPPEPPRMALPTSTPVLDPPCSLDLPKETPPPPPPLPEDFRSMEVSKRMAEQGFGEPHMLPRLPQIPLHIRIQQALASPLPVTPPPEGSHRAHSLLFENDGFGEDNSTLGRTRSLPVTIEMLKVPDDEEEEDDDQEEEQDSGPRVYIGDVPSVTVIPKLVPQVLPEEQEGDEGMSDSDSEGPILYKDDEDDEEDESHNSTLANKVKRKDTLAIKLGNTTALQEEKIIFPRKSKEEWNEIRHQIGTTLIRRLSQRPTAEELEQRNILQPKNEADRQAEKREIKRRLTRKLSQRPTVAELQARKILRFNEYVEVTDAQDYDRRADKPWTKLTPADKAAIRKELNEFKSCEMEVHEESKQFTRYHRP; this is translated from the exons ATGGGGCAGCCACACTTCTCGAGACCAGTAAATCCAGGTGCTTTTG ctgaagAGGTGGATCACGCCCCAGGTGATGCCAGCATGGGGGTAAATGTTTTGGAATCAGGTGACACCACACCTCCtacaaagaggaaaagcaagttCTCAAGCTTTGGCAAGATTTTCAAACCCTGGaagtggaggaaaaagaaaagcagtgacaaATTCAAGGAGACTTCAGAAG TTTTAGAACGAAAGATTTCTATGCGAAAGCCAAGAGAGGAGCTGGTAAAAAGAGGGGTTCTGTTGGAAGAACCTGAGCAGG ATGGTGAAGAGCCAGAGAAGCTGAACCCACCTGCACTGAAGAATGGCCACACTGTCCCCATTGGGGGCCCCGGGGTCTGTAACCTGCCCAGCCAGGAGGAAGAGGCCACAAAGCCATCCAGCCTTcggaagcctgttccagtggaGGAACCAAAGAAGAGGCAGG GTTCCTCCAGCAGCCACCCTGGGCCTGAACTGGAACCACCTGAGGAGCCACATGTTCCCAGACAACCTCTGCTTCCTCCAAAAAGACCTCCCTCCACTTCCCAGGAGGCAAATGAAGTACAGGCAAAGAATCCAATACCTGCCAGCAGTACTGCAAGAACTGCCCCCTtcagcacagctcccacagcagcagcaaagacagTCAGTTCCACagctgccccttccccagcccccaggactctgctccctgctccttccagtgCCAACACTACTGCTCCCACCAGTAcaaccagcacagctcctgccaaacagcctcccatccctcctcccaAACCTGTCAACAGAAATAGCAACTCACTAATAATAG ctgaacTTTCCCAAGTAATGACCAGTGGTACAGCCTTGTCCAagccttcccctcctctccctccaaaGAGAGGCCTCCTGCCTAACAACACGTCAGAGGCTGTCACCTCTAAGCCCCCAAATGACAGGACAGTGACAGCGAGTCACTCTGCACCGATTCCACTGCACGTGACCTCAGCTTATCCACCACCTTCACCCTCGCCGCCGCTGCCCACCCACGTACCCCCTGAACCTCCACGCATGGCCCTGCCCACCTCCACCCCTGTCTTAGACCCACCGTGCTCCCTGGACCTGCCCAAGGagactcctcctcctcctcctcctcttcctgaaGACTTCAGGTCCATGGAAGTATCGAAGAGGATGGCAGAACAAGGGTTTGGTGAACCCCACATGCTGCCTCgcctgccccaaatcccactgcacATTCGTATCCAGCAGGCTCTGGCCAGCCCTCTGCCTGTCACTCCACCACCCGAAGGGTCCCACAGGGCTCACTCATTGCTCTTTGAGAATGATGGTTTTGGAGAAGACAACAGCACCCTGGGCAGGACAAGATCCCTGCCTGTCACCATTGAAATGCTCAAAGT TCCAGAcgatgaggaagaggaagatgatgaCCAGGAAGAGGAACAGGATTCCGGTCCTCGTGTGTATATTGGAGATGTGCCATCTGTCACAGTCATCCCCAAATTGGTACCCCAGGTCCTCCcggaggagcaggaaggagatgAAGGGATGAGTGACTCTGACTCGGAGGGGCCCATCCTGTATAaagatgatgaggatgatgaagaaGATGAAAGCCATAACA GCACACTGGCCAACAAAGTGAAGAGGAAAGATACGCTCGCTATAAAGCTGGGGAACACAACCGCACTGCAGGAGGAGAAGATCATCTTCCCTCGGAAGAGCAAGGAGGAGTGGAACGAAATCCGTCACCAGATTGGGACAACGCTGATCAG GCGACTGAGTCAGAGACCAACTGCAGAAGAACTGGAACAGAGGAACATTCTTCAGC CGAAAAATGAAGCTGACCGTCAAGCTGAGAAGCGCGAGATCAAGCGCCGGCTCACCAGAAAG CTTAGCCAAAGGCCTacagtggcagagctgcaggccaGGAAGATCCTGAGGTTTAACGAATATGTGGAAGTAACAGATGCTCAAGACTATGACCGGCGAGCAGATAAGCCGTGGACAAAACTGACACCAGCTGACAAG GCAGCCATCAGGAAGGAGCTGAATGAGTTTaagagctgtgaaatggaaGTGCATGAGGAGAGCAAGCAGTTCACGAG GTACCATCGACCATAA